A stretch of Myxocyprinus asiaticus isolate MX2 ecotype Aquarium Trade chromosome 42, UBuf_Myxa_2, whole genome shotgun sequence DNA encodes these proteins:
- the psmg1 gene encoding proteasome assembly chaperone 1, with protein sequence MATFFGEVLSVYSRAVEEDEYDDMTKENEEDEEIRRQIEEKRSVHVQWMNSQSHSESLQCSDLIISVGPNASGFISAYVLSSGGWSAVGWVSLWNERSHGSSRPHTAPAPGEPACVLYQQKQNPSVVICQCTCYVAEDQLFQWAEKVLGCVQKRDLHVSVLSDCAVTEYKTSDYLSGSSTPFLCALKTSTHTGRVACPLLEQPNIITGLPAAVLSHCQVHRIPAVLYQCYSDVTHPDSVTMETYKPALACLSAAVKCDECPSAEILQKFTRVSEVQSNLYT encoded by the exons ATGGCCACGTTTTTCGGTGAAGTTTTATCGGTGTACTCGCGCGCTGTTGAAGAAGATGAATATGATGACATGACGAAAGAAAACGAGGAAGACGAAGAAATCCGACGACAAATAGAGGAGAAGAG GTCAGTTCATGTGCAGTGGATGAACTCACAGTCACACAGTGAATCTCTGCAGTGTTCTGATCTGATCATCAGTGTCGGTCCAAACGCCTCCG GCTTCATCTCAGCGTATGTGTTGAGTTCTGGCGGCTGGTCAGCGGTCGGGTGGGTTTCTCTGTGGAATGAGCGGAGTCACGGGTCCAGCCGGCCACACACAGCTCCAGCACCTGGAGAACCGGCCTGTGTTCTGTACCAGCAGAAGCAGAACCCCTCT GTGGTGATATGTCAGTGCACCTGTTATGTTGCTGAAGATCAGCTCTTCCAGTGGGCGGAGAAG GTGTTGGGTTGTGTTCAGAAGAGAGATCTGCATGTGAGCGTGCTCTCTGACTGCGCTGTGACCGAATATAAAACATCAGACTACCTGAGTGGGAGCAGCACACCTTTCCTGTGCGCTCTGAAGACCAGCACTCACACGGGTCGCGTGGCGTGTCCTCTGCTCGAGCAGCCCAACATCATCACTGGACTACCTGCAGCAG ttctCAGTCACTGTCAGGTTCACAGGATTCCGGCCGTCCTGTATCAGTGTTACAGTGATGTCACGCACCCAGACTCCGTTACCATGGAAACATATAAACCTGCACTCGCGTGTCTGAGCGCCGCAGTGAAG TGTGACGAGTGTCCCAGTGCAGAGATTCTGCAGAAGTTCACACGTGTCAGTGAAGTCCAGAGTAATCTGTACACATAG
- the LOC127433104 gene encoding myelin protein zero-like protein 1 has product MEIRVRIITHNHALLCVFVAFFIAGLFPAAAIDVYSPAEVFVENGTSATLACSFKSKEVVSSSTSVSWSFLPEGDTGTSTTIFYHTSGQTYPGSLPQFKSRVEWAGDMNKKDASIRVMQMQFKDNGTFICDVKNPPDITGQPSVTKVRVVMKESLPHTSTAVIVCAVIGVVFGIIIISVIIYLIIRRHEPGHDYEGCTSVESGSSLNSRVGKKESSTENSRCSSPSTAPVQGPVIYAQLDHSGSKNSSSFHKMEPVVYADIRKN; this is encoded by the exons ATGGAAATAAGAGTTCGCATTATCACACACAATCATGCtttattgtgtgtatttgtggcGTTTTTTATCGCTG GTTTGTTTCCGGCTGCAGCAATTGACGTTTACTCTCCAGCCGAGGTGTTTGTTGAAAACGGGACATCAGCGACTCTGGCGTGTAGTTTTAAATCTAAAGAGGTGGTCAGCAGTTCCACTTCAGTTTCGTGGTCATTCCTTCCGGAGGGTGACACAGGAACCTCCACCACA ATCTTCTATCACACGAGTGGGCAGACTTACCCAGGCTCCCTTCCTCAGTTTAAATCTCGCGTGGAGTGGGCCGGCGACATGAACAAGAAGGATGCGTCCATCCGCGTCATGCAGATGCAGTTTAAAGACAACGGGACGTTCATCTGCGACGTGAAGAATCCTCCGGACATCACCGGCCAACCGTCTGTCACTAAAGTCAGAGTCGTCATGAAAG AGTCTCTCCCTCACACGAGTACAGCTGTCATCGTGTGCGCCGTGATCGGCGTTGTGTTCGGGATAATCATCATATCTGTCATCATATATCTGATTATCAGACGACACGAGCCCGGCCATGACTATGAAGG ctgcaCCTCTGTAGAGAGTGGCAGCTCACTGAACTCTCGGGTGGGGAAGAAGGAGTCCAGCACAGAGAACTCGCGCTGCTCTAGTCCCTCTACCGCACCTGTACAG GGGCCTGTGATATACGCTCAACTGGATCATTCCGGAAGCAAGAACTCCAGCTCTTTCCACAAGATGGAGCCGGTGGTGTACGCTGACATTCGTAAGAACTAG